The following is a genomic window from Hymenobacter chitinivorans DSM 11115.
AGTGGCGACCCTTTCGGCCCAACCAAGACGTGCACGCCTTCCGCGGAGCCTCCGCCGATACCGTCTTCACCATGCGCCTAGATTCGGCCGGCGTGCAGGGCGCCGACTCAGTGTATTATTTCAACCGCACCTTGCGCCGCGCGAATCCCTTCGATGTGTACCCGTGGCAAAAGTCGCGCAACAACAAACTAGGTCAGCAGCTGCGCTACAACCCGGCCGCGCGTACCTATGCCCTGTACTGGGACGGCGGCCCGACGATGGGCAACACGATGGACCGGATGCTGGTGCTGAAGCCGTTTGCAAAGGTAGGCGACACCTGGAGCAGCTATTTTACCGATTATGGCGTCAGCACGACGCTCGTATCGCGCGGTACTCAGGTGCTTGACGGCGTGACGGACTCCGTGGCTACTTTCCGCTGTAGCTCGGGCACTACCGTGGTGCTGAGCAAGAACAACGGGGTGGTGTCGGCTTCGCAGGACTTGCTGTTTGGCGTACCGAATGCCAAAGTGCTGACTCTGGCCCGCCGACCAGCGCCGGCGGGCCGGAGCTATTACAACCCGCTCTCCCTGCTCGATCTGCAGCCCGGCAACGAGCTGGGCTACTACCGGGAGCCACTCATCTACAGCACGTTTGCCTGCTACACCGGCCAGTCGTTGCGCCGGGTTCTGACCCGGCAGCTGACGGCGGACAGCCTGATTTATACTTTTCAACAGCAGAGTTCGGTCACGTATAGCTCGGCCCCGAACTGTGGCGGCACTGGGTTTCCAACCGTTTCGCCGGTGCAGGTGGTACGGCTGGCGGCTTCGCTGCGCACGGGCCGGTGGGCTGGCGGTTCTAGGCCGAATGGAGCACTGATTCCCGCCGGTGCCGACTTGCTGGCCTACGAATACCGGGTGATGCCCGGCGCTTCCAACACGGTGCTACTTGGCTATCCAGTCGTAACGACGCCTACGGGTTCTGGGACTTGCAGCGCTCCAGCTCTGCTACGACAGCAGGAGCTGTATCGTAACAGAAGCGGGAATGGCACCTATGCCGAGTTTCCGGCAATTGACCTGGCGGGCTGGAAGCAGGAACTAAGTCCCGGAGTAGGCATCCTACGGCAGTCAGAGCAACAGCTGACCTACTCCCGCCGCACAGCGAATGGCGCCGACCAGATCTGCGGCAGCCGCACGAGCTTTGGTACACTGCTGCCGACCAAAGCGGCGCAGGCAGCAGCCCTTATGGCTTTATTCCCCAACCCGGCTGCCGAGCTGGTAACGCTGCGCCTAGCACAGGCCCCGGCCGCCGCTACCACCGTCCGGCTGCTGGATAAGCTGGGGCGTTGCGTGCTGGTTCGGGACCTGCAGGCTGGGCAGCTGGAGTTGAATCTGCCGTTGCACGAGGTAGCAGCCGGGCTATATATAGTCGAAGTACAGCGCGGCACAGAAGGCGTGCAACACCTAAAACTGCAGCACAGCCGCTAAGCTGGCCAACAGATTACGTTTTGTCTCTGCCACTTCTGCAGCCATGAAAAAACGCCAGCTGTTAGTATTAGCTGCCCTCTTCGCCTCCGTACTAACTGTAAAGGCCCAAAGCTGGAAACCCTTCCGCCAGGGCCTGATCTACGCCTACCAGCCCAGCAGCGCCGAAGCCGGCAGTGATGCACACACGTTCCGCGTCGACTCGGCCTATGTTACGACCACCGGTGACTCGGTCTTTACCTTTAACCGCATGATGCGCCGGGCCCCGGGCGGCTACGAGGGTACTTTCTACAAGAGCCACAACAACCTGTTCGGTGCCCGCCTGCAGTGGCGCCCCGGCACTTTTGAGTACCAGCTGCTGGTCACGGCCGACCCCACGGCGGGGCAGAGTGCCACTGCGTTGCTCTTACGTCCCTGCGTGGCCGTAGGCACCACCTGGATGGCAAGTCAGAGTCCGCTAGTCACGGCGACGCTCAGCAGCCGGGGCCTGCAGAGTTTCGGCAGCCCGGCCGTGGCCGACACTCTGGCCACTATTACGCTCAGCAACGGGCAGGTGGTGCGCCTGAGTCGGCGCTACGGGCTGGTGTCGGCTACCGAACTGGTATATCCGTATTCGGGTGCGTCGAAGGAATACGTGCAGGCCGCGCTGCCCGCGCCCCTGCTGGAGTCGGCCTACAGCCCGCTCAAGATCTTCGATATGCAGCCTGGCGACGAGCTGGGCTACGTGCAGGAGCCCTTCAGCTACGGTAGCTTGGTCTGTTCCCGCACCTACAAGTTGCGCCAGATCAAAACCCGGCAGCAAACCGCCGACAGCCTAATTTATACCTACCAGGAGCAGAGCCGCACGCAAACGTACAACGTGCCTGGGTGCGGCTTTCCGGCGGGCAGCAGCATGACGAACGTAGCGAAGGCGCGGCTGGCAATTTCGCTGCGTACGGGCCAAACCAAACAATTCAGCGTTGTTTTCGGGGCCCTGCCCATGCTTTCGGGCGAGTACCGCGTGGCCTCTGCCACTGGCAACGACCCCCGGCTGGTGGTTGGCACGGGCCTAGTGAACCAAACCCTGGGCGGCTGCATGGGCTCCAGCCGCAATGTGGGCTACCAACTGATGTACCCTTACACCTACAACAACACCCCGGGTTTGTACTGGCGCGGCCTGGATGCCATGACCATCGGCCAAAGCTTTTCCCCCGAGCTCGGGCTGGGTGACTTGGTCACCGCCGAAACCTCCCTGCGGTACTACACGCGCACCCGCGGCGGCGTCACCAGTACCTGCGGTACCCGCAGCGACTTTGCTACGCTGCTACCTGCCCGCCCGGCGCAGTCGGCACCCGGTTTCCAGGCTTTCCCCAACCCAGTGACCGAAACCATGTGGCTGCAACTGGAAGCCCCGGCTCAGCCCGGAACCAGCATAGTGGTGCAGGATGCCATAGGCCGCCTGGTGTGGCGGGCTGCCGTGCCCGCCGGGCAAACCAGCGTACCGGTTTCGTTGCGTAACCAGCCGGCGGGAATCTACCTGGTGCAGTTGCAGACTACCGAGGGCGCTGCCCGCACCGTACGGGTGCAGAAGTTGCCCTAAACCAAGCTGATACCCATAAAAAAGCCCGCCTGAACTATCAGGCGGGCTTTTTATGAGAACTGGAAACCGGCCTTAGGCCACGCTTACTTTCACCATGTTGGTCTTGCCCTTCTCGTTGATGGGCATGGAAGCCGTGTTGATGAACACGTCCCCCTTGTTGAGGTTGCCGGTGGTGGTCAGCACGTACTTGATGTCCGACACGGTGCCGTCGGTACTCAGCATCCGGTCATAGTAAAAGCCCCGCACGCCCCAAATCAGGCTCAGCGTGGTGAGCAGGGGGCGGTTGTCGGTGAAGATGAAAATGTTGGCTTTGGGCCGGTACTTGGCAATCTGGAAAGCCGTGTAGCCGCGGTGCGTCATGCCGGTAATAGCCTTGGCGCCGGTGTTCTTGGCCAGGTGGCAAGCCGCCGACAGCACGCTGTCGACCATGAAAGAGGGCGACTCGGGCGTGATGGGGTGCCAGCGGTTAAACAGGCTCGGCATGCGGGTTTCCACGCTCAGAATGGTAGCTACCATCGAGCGGATTACCTCGGCGGGGTAGGCGCCCACGGCCGTTTCGGCCGACAGCATCACAGCATCGGCCCCGTCGATAACGGCGTTGGCTACGTCGCTGGTTTCGGCGCGGGTGGGGCGGGGGGCCGTAATCATGCTTTCCATCATCTGGGTGGCCACGATTACCGGCTTGCCGGCCTTATTGCACTTCTCCACAATCATTTTCTGGGCCATCGGCACCTCTTCCATCTTCACCTCCACGCCCAGGTCGCCGCGGGCTACCATCACGGCATCGGTCAGGGCAATGATTTCGTCGAGGTTCCGCAGGCCTTCCGGCGTCTCAATTTTGGCAATAACCCGGGCCGTTTTGCCGCTTTCAGCAATCAGGCTCTTGATAAAGCGGATGTCTTCGGCACGGCGGGCAAACGAGAGGGCAATCCAGTCCACGTCGTTTTCCAGGCCGAATTTCAGATCCTCAATGTCCTTTTCGGTCATCGACGGGGCCGACACTTCCGAGTCGGGCAGGTTGATGCCCTTGCGCGGCTTCACCAGGCCGCCGTAGATTACCTCCACGTCTACCTCTTTGTCGCGGTCGGTGGCCAGCACGCGCAGCTCGATTTTGCCGTCGTCAATGAGAATCATGTCGCCGGGCTTCACGTCGCGAGCCAGGCCCAGGTAAATCGTGCTCAGGCGGGTAGCCGTGGTGATTTCCTTTTCGCCGCACACCAGCTTGATCTTGTCGCCGGCCTTGATTTCCACCCCGCCACCTTCTACTTCGCCCAGGCGAATCTTGGGGCCCTGCAAGTCCTGCAGCAGGCCCACGTGCGTGCGCAAATCCTTGTTGAGGCGGCGCACGGTGTTGATTACCGAGAGGTGGTCTTCGTGGGAACCGTGCGAGAAGTTGAGGCGAAACACGTCCACACCTTCGCGGATGAGCATGCCCAGCTTGTCGTAGGTGTTGGAGGCGGGGCCCACGGTGGCCACGATTTTGACTTTATTAAAATGAGGGGTCGGTTCCATGCGTATGGTTCGGGTTTATAAAGCGGAGCCGGTTGGAGGGCAAGCGAAGGACCTCATCCCGCGGAACTGAAACTCCCCGGGTAGAATGCTATTCTGCGGGAAATCAGGGCTACGGAATAAGGTCCTGCGGTGCGGCCCAACCAGCCGCCACAACTGTGCGAGCTCAAAAGAGCAGATTTTCTTTGAATTTTAACGTATTCGGGTCGAATTGACAGGCGTACTGCACCTCCGGCAGGCGGGTGAGCTGCTCCAGCAATTCCTCCGGGGCCAGCGGTCCGGCCCCGTTGCTGACCTGAATCAGGTAGTCGTACTCCTTGATATCGGGGGCCAAAAAAGGCTTTTTCAGCGGCGAAGGGTCCACCGAGCGGTTGCGCAGCAGGCGCAGGGTGCTGTTTTCGGTGGCGTGCAGGTAATTGCTGATGACCAGGCGGCCCTGGGCAAATAAATCGTAAATCAGGTCCTGCTGCTTCACCAGGCGCAGGCGCAGCGAGCTGTTGAGCGTCCAGGCCAGCTTGTGCTCCCGGCTCGACGACACAATGCCGAACAAGTCGAAGTCACAATCGTAGTCTACATCCAGGGTGAGCGTTTTCATAAGGCACTACCAAAAACAAGGAAGAACAAAATTACACACGCAACAGGCCCAAAGAAACCACCTTCCCCAGATTCTTCCCCTGCCAAGATTACAGGCCCCCGGTTTGACAATGTTAGGGAAGTTAGTGTTATTTGTGCCGAGTTTTCTCTAAACCCCCACGGAAATGTCTGAAATTGCAGAAAAAGTAAAAGCCATTATCATCGATAAGCTTGGTGTTGAAGCGTCGGAAGTAACGCCCGAGGCGAGCTTCACCAACGACCTGGGTGCTGATTCCCTGGACACCGTCGAGCTGATCATGGAGTTCGAAAAGGAGTTCAACGTGTCTATCCCCGACGACCAGGCTGAAAACATTGCCACCGTTGGTCAGGCTGTCAGCTACCTGGAAGAGCACGCTAAGTAAGGCTTTGCTTCTTTCTACCCTGTTTTAGTGCTTACCGGCCGGCTCGCCGCCGGCCGTTTTGCTTTTTATTCAGTCTCCACTTTCGCCTATGTCTCTTCGGAGAGTTGTTGTGACCGGCCTTGGTGCCATTACCCCGCTGGGCAAAACCGTCGCCGAATTTTGGGACGGGCTCTCGCGCGGCGTAAGCGGTGCGGCCGCCATCACCCGCTTCGACGCCAGCAAGTTCAAAACGCGCTTTGCGTGCGAGGTAAAAAACTACAATCCTGACGACTATTTCGACCGCAAAGAAGGTCGGAAGATGGACCTGTTCACGCAGTTTGCCGTCATTGCCAGCGACGAAGCCATCAAGGATGCCAACCTTGACGGCGTCAACAAGGACCGCGTCGGCGTCATCTGGGGCTCGGGCATTGGGGGCCTGAAAACCTTCCAGGAGGAGTGCTTCAACTTCGCCAAGGGCGACGGCACCCCGCGCTACAACCCGTTCTTCATTCCGAAGATGATAGCCGACAGCGCGTCGGGGAACATCTCGATTAAGAACGGTTTCCGGGGCCCGAACTTCGTGACGACTTCGGCCTGCGCCTCGTCGTCGGATGCCATTGTGGCCGCCTACAACTACATCCGCCTGGGCATGGCCGACGTGGCCGTTACCGGCGGCTCGGAAGCCGCCATTACGGAGGCTGGGGTAGGGGGCTTTAATGCCCTCAAGGCCATGAGTGAGCGAAACGACGACCCGGAATCGGCTTCCCGCCCCTACGACAAGGACCGTGATGGTTTCGTGTTGGGGGAAGGTAGCGGGGCCCTGGTTATCGAGGAGTACGAGCACGCCAAGGCCCGCGGCGCCAAGATCTACGCCGAAATCATCGGCGGCGGCTTGTCGTCGGATGCCTACCACATTACCGCTCCTGACCCCACGGGCGAAGGTGTGGTGCTGGTCATGCAAAACGCCCTGCGCGACGCCGGTATCGGACCCGAAGAAGTGGATTACATCAACACCCACGGCACGAGTACGCCGCTGGGCGACGGGGCCGAAATCAAGGCCATCCAGAAAGTGTTCGGGGATTACGCCTACAACCTCAACATCAGCTCGACCAAAAGCATGACCGGCCATTTGCTGGGCGGCGCGGGCGGGATTGAGGCGCTGGCCAGCATTCTGGCTATCCAGCACGGCATTGTACCCCCGACCATCAACCACTTCACCGACGACCCCGAACTGGACGCGCGTTTGAACTTCACGTTCAACGAGGCCCAGAAGCGGGACGTGACGGTGGCCATGAGCAACACCTTCGGGTTTGGCGGCCACAACACGTCGGTGGTATTCCGCAAGCTGCGCGACTAATGCTGCGACCAGGTCAGCCACTACCGCTCTTCGGATTTTTCCGGCGGCTGCTGGGGCAAGACCGAGCTTTTCGCCAAGCCATTGCTACGGTAATCGGCCGCACGCCTGACAACGTGCGGCTTTACCATTTGGCCTTCACCCATTCGTCGGTAGTGCGGCAGCAGGGCGACACGGCCCGGCACCAGAGCAACGAGCGGCTGGAATTCCTCGGCGACGCCGTGCTGGGCGCGGTGGTGGCCGAGTACCTGTTCAGGAAGTTTCCCTACGAGCAGGAAGGCTTCCTGACCGAGCTTCGCTCCCGCATCGTGAACCGGGAAAGTTTGAACGGTTTGGCGCTAAAAATCGGGCTCGACAAGCTCGTGCAGCTCGACCCCGCCCAGGGCCGGGCCGCCCGCTCCCGCTCCGTAAACGGCAACGCCCTGGAAGCTTTGGTGGGTGCCATTTACCTCGACCAGGGCTACAAGGCGGCCCGTAAGTTTGTGCTGACCCGCCTGATCAAGCCATTTATCGACGTTAAATCGTTGATTGAAACCACGGCCAACTTCAAGAGCAAGCTCATTGAGTGGGCCCAGCGCCAGGGCAAAACCATCCGCTATGATTTGACCGGGCAGCCCCGCTCGGGCGGCGTAATGGAGTTTTCGGCCACGGTGCTGCTGGACGACGAGCCGGTGGCCACGGGCATGGGCCTGAGTAAAAAGCAGGCTGAGCAGCTGGCGGCCGAACGGGCCCTGGCTGCGCTGGGCGTGTAAACCTTCTGCGGACCTCCGCGAACCTACTGCGCACCGCTACGGGAAATATCGTTGAACGACGGTTCCCGCAGCGGTGCGCAGTGGTTTGGCAGAGGTCCGCAAAGGATTTTTTGGCAACCCACCGCCAGCAAAAGCAGTTGTTAACCAGAACCAAGTTTTTCGCATAATGAGACTAGCCGGCGCCGCCCTTAATCAGATACCGTTTGACTGGCAACACAACCTGCGCACCATCAAAGAAGCCCTGGACCAGGCCAAGGCGGCCGGCGTGGAGCTGCTGTGCCTCCCGGAGCTCTGCCTGACCGGCTACGGCTGCGAAGACCTGTTTCTGAGCGACTGGCTGGCCGCCGAGGCTCTGCAGTATCTGCAGCAAGTGCGGCCCTGGACGGAAGGCATTCTGGTGTGCGTAGGGTTGCCGGTGCGGCTCGAAGGGCGCACCTACAACACGGCGGCCGTGCTGCGCGACGGGGAAATCCTGGGCTTTGCGGCCAAGCAATTTCTGGCCAACGACGGAGTGCACTACGAGCCCCGCTTCTTTAATTCCTGGCGAGCCGGTGAAACCAGCACCGTGAGCTGGGAAGGGCAGCAGTGGCCCATCGGCGACCTTGTCTTTGAGCACAAGGGCGTGCGGTTTGGCTTCGAAATCTGCGAGGATGCCTGGCGGCCCGACAACGAGCGGCCCGCCTGCCGCCTCAAGGGCCGGGTGGATTTAATTGTGAATCCGTCGGCCAGCCACTTTGCCATGAGCAAAACCGACGTGCGCTATAAACTGGTGCTCAATGCCTCGCGCAACTTCGACTGCACCTACCTCTACGCCAACCTGCTCGGCAACGAAGCGGGCCGTATGATTTACGATGGCGAAATTCTGGTGGCCCGCAACGGTCATCTGCTGATGCGCAACCAGCTGCTGAGCTTCAAAGAAGTGGATATTGAGTGCGTGGACGTGGACTTTAGCACGCCGCTGGCGCCGGCTGAAAGCATTACCCCGCTGCCCGCGCCCGACGAGTACCGGGAGCTGAATCAGGCCCTGAGTCTGGCCTTGTTCGACTACATGCGCAAGGCCCGCACCCGCGGCTTCGTGCTCAGCCTGAGCGGGGGCGCCGACTCCTGCATGTGCGCCGTGGGCGTGGCCGAAATGGTGCGCCTGGGCACCCAGGAAATCGGGACGGCCGAATTTATGCGCCGCTCCGGCTGCTTCACCGCCGATGACATTGCCCGGATTGCCGGCTCGGCCGCGCCCCAGCCTGACCAGGCCGCGCCGGGCCCCAAAGACGCCTCGCACAGCCGGCCCGATGAGGAGCAGCGGCGGCGGCAGCGCGAAATTACCGGCCACCTGCTTACCTGTGCCTACCAGGGCACGGTCAATTCCTCCGACGACACTTTCAACTCGGCCAAAGAGCTGGCCGACTCCATCGGGTCGGTATTCTACAACTGGGGCATTGATGAGGAAGTAACCGGCTACGTGGGTAAGATCGAGCACGCCCTGGGCCGGGAGCTGACCTGGCAAACCGACGACCTTGCCCTGCAAAACATTCAGGCCCGGGTGCGCGCCCCCGCCATCTGGCTGCTGGCCAACGTGCAGAATGCCTTGCTCATCACGACCTCCAACCGCTCGGAGGCCTCGGTGGGCTACTGCACCATGGACGGCGACACGGCTGGCAGCATCTCGCCCATTGCCGGCGTGGATAAGGACTTCGTGAAAAAGTGGCTACGCTGGGCCGAAACCGAGCTGAATTACCCGGGTTTGCGCCACGTGAATGCCCTGCAGCCCACGGCCGAGCTGCGGCCCCAGGAAGACAACCAAACCGACGAGCGGGACCTAATGCCCTACATCCTGCTCAACCGCATCGAGCGGCTAGCGTTTTATAACCGGCTAAGCCCGCAGCAGGTGTACGCCACGCTGCTGCAGGAGGAAAAAGACACCGACCCGGAGCAGCTCAAGACCTACGTGAAGCGCTTCTACTCGCTCTGGTCCCGCAACCAGTGGAAGCGGGAACGGTTTGCCCCGGCCTTCCACCTCGACGACTACAACGTGGACCCCCGCTCGTGGCTGCGCTTCCCGATTCTGAGCGGCGGCTTCACCCAGGAACTCAATAGCCTGTAGCCGAACCGGGCCGAAGCTAGTTGAGCGCCGGGTACCAGGATGAGCCGGGTTCTGAGTAGATTAATTAATTGATTAACAGAAGAGTGTAAGAAATGTAGGAGGGTGGGCGCAAGTTTTAGCGAACAAGGTGACCTAAGCAGGCATACCCTCAGTATTCACGGCCAACGCGGGAAACTGAACAAGTAGCGTTTCCATCTTTTCAGTTCCTGCTTTCCCCGTGTATACCCTGCCGCTGCCTATCGTTCACGGTTCCCCGCCGACTACCCCAAGTACTGCCGCCGCGGCCGATGCCGTACTGGTAGCGCAGCTGCAGCAGGGTAGTGAAGTAGCGTTTCGCACGTTGGTGGAACGCTACCAGAACCGGATTTACCGCACGGTGTTGGCTCTGCTTCGGTCTCCGGAAGAGGCCGAAGATGTGGCCCAGGAAGTCTTTGTGGAGGTGTACCAGACCATCGGCCGGTTTCGGGGCGAGGCCGCACTCAGCACCTGGCTCTACCGACTGGCAACCTCCCGGGCCCTGAAAAGCCGCCGCCGGGCCCGGGCCCAGAAGCGCTTCGCCTACTTCACGAGTCTGCTGGGCTTCGACAACCAAGTGCTGCACGAGCCGGCCGACCGGGGGCATCCGCAGCAGCAGCTGGAAGAGCAGCAGCAGCTGACGCTCTTGTTGGCCCTGATTGACCGCCTGCCCGAGCAGCAGCAGGTGGCGTTTACGCTGCGCCACGAGCAGGAGCTGAGCTACGAGGAAATAGCCGCCGTGCTCAAAACGACCGTGCCGGCGGTGGAGTCCTTGCTGTTTCGGGCCCGCAAAACCCTTCGTCACCACCTAACTCCCGCTTTGCGTCATGTCTAACTCCCGCCCGCGCCCCAACCCCGACGAAGAATGGGAAAGTCTGCTGCGCCAATGGCAGGCCCGGCAGCCTTCCCAGCCCCGGCCCTTTTTTTACAGCCGTGTCCGCGCCCGGCTTGCTGGTGAAGGTTCTGCCGAACGCCAGCTGCTGCCCACGTGGCTGCGCTGGCCCAGCTACGCGGCCATGCTGGGAATAATCCTGCTGCTGAGCGGCGACGGTGCCGTGCTGCCTTCCGCTAACCCAACCAATCAAGCCAAGCCTTATCTTGGGAGCCAGCCGGCCGCGTTGGACCCGCGCTGAGCTGCTCCCGGCATCCGGGCTTGGCCCAAGTCAGCAAGTGAGCCGCCCGGCAGCCGACCTGCCGGCAAGCCGAATGTCTGACTACCTTTGAGTCCTTTCCATCTTTTCGTAACAATGCTCCCTATGCTTGCTTTTATCACCTGGGACGTGTCGCCCATCATTGCCCAAATCGGTCCGCTGACGCTGCGCTGGTACGGGCTGCTGTTTATGTCGGGCTTCGTGTTTGGCACCTTCATTCTGTCCCACATCTACAAGTCGGAGCGGGTATCGCCGCGCTGGGTCGATGTTATTACCATCTACATGCTGGTGGGCACGATAGTGGGAGCCCGCCTGGGCCACTGCCTGTTTTACGACCCGGATTATTACCTGGCTCACCCGCTGGATATCCTCAAAATCTGGGAGGGCGGCCTGGCCAGCCACGGCGCCACCATCGGGATTCTGCTGGCCTGCTGGCTGTTTGCCCGCAACAACAAGTTCGACTACCTCTGGGTGCTCGACCGGATTGTGATTGTAGTAGCCCTGGGCGGGGCCCTGATCCGGACCGGCAACCTGTTTAACTCCGAGATTATCGGCAAGGTGACCGACGTGCCGTGGGCGTTTAAATTCGTGCGCTACAACGAGATTCACCACGAAGTCACCAACATTCCGAACGAGCTGCGCCACCCGACCCAGATGTACGAAGCCCTGTTTTGCATCGTGCTGCTGACTATTCTCTACGCTATGTGGAACCGCACCAAGGAGCGCACCCCCCGCGGGCTACTCTTCGGGCTCTTCGTAGTATTCCTGTTCACGCAGCGTTTCCTGGGCGAATACCTCAAGGAAAATCAGGTGGCTTTCGAAAACAGCCTGCCGCTGAACATGGGGCAAATCCTAAGCATCCCTCTGATTCTGGTGGGCCTGTGGGTGCTGCTGCGCGCCGGTAAGGACCCGAATAACCCCTATGGCTACGCCCCGCGTGACCTGGGACAGGAGGAGAACAAGCCGGTAGCCAAAGTCCAGTAATCAAAACCGGTAATCATAAAAAAAGCCAGCGGCCAATTCTCTCCTGAATCGGCCGCTGGCTTTTTTATGGAACGATAATACCAACAACGTCAGCCGAGCGAGATGCCTCGCGCTGCTCGACCTGACGTGCAACGGGGACGATTCTGAACTTAGCTACTTACTACAGCGAGTACTCGTAGATGTTGCCCTCCTCGGTACTGATGAAGAGCTTGTTGTTGTCGTCTTTGTGGAAAACGATGCCTTCAGTTTGGCCGGCACCCTTGAGCGAAATCCGGCGGGGCGTGGCTTTCAGGGCCGCCTCGAAGCTGTTGCCTTCCAGCAAGAAAAGCTCTTCGCGGGCCAGCAGGGCAATGCGGTGGCCGTCGGAGCTGACGTCGGCG
Proteins encoded in this region:
- the lgt gene encoding prolipoprotein diacylglyceryl transferase yields the protein MLAFITWDVSPIIAQIGPLTLRWYGLLFMSGFVFGTFILSHIYKSERVSPRWVDVITIYMLVGTIVGARLGHCLFYDPDYYLAHPLDILKIWEGGLASHGATIGILLACWLFARNNKFDYLWVLDRIVIVVALGGALIRTGNLFNSEIIGKVTDVPWAFKFVRYNEIHHEVTNIPNELRHPTQMYEALFCIVLLTILYAMWNRTKERTPRGLLFGLFVVFLFTQRFLGEYLKENQVAFENSLPLNMGQILSIPLILVGLWVLLRAGKDPNNPYGYAPRDLGQEENKPVAKVQ